A single Saccharolobus shibatae B12 DNA region contains:
- a CDS encoding DNA-directed RNA polymerase subunit H codes for MRGSSNRKIDPRIHYLVPKHEVLSIDEAYKILKELGIRPEQLPWIRASDPVARSINAKPGDIIRIIRKSQLYGEVVSYRYVISG; via the coding sequence ATGAGAGGATCATCTAATAGGAAAATTGATCCAAGAATTCATTATCTTGTACCTAAGCATGAGGTACTTAGTATCGATGAAGCGTATAAAATTCTAAAAGAATTAGGAATTAGGCCAGAACAATTGCCTTGGATAAGGGCCTCAGATCCCGTTGCTAGAAGTATAAATGCAAAACCAGGGGATATAATTAGAATTATAAGGAAGAGCCAATTGTATGGAGAAGTTGTCTCGTATAGGTATGTAATTAGTGGGTGA